One region of Culex pipiens pallens isolate TS chromosome 2, TS_CPP_V2, whole genome shotgun sequence genomic DNA includes:
- the LOC120421448 gene encoding uncharacterized protein LOC120421448 isoform X2 produces MLKWTVTKRPEGATAALVAQRQHGHLRTHARRSLGALNERVVPNDSTNTTAAVHKVRARRSLGATMHRHAHVDKENQCVTSTPHHVAGGKTASPYSMALRDVSNITPNSTPRRLSSTPQSRKRAFPSSPTTVTSTAKKDVPYATTLPTFDIEYSPCGIKNVPFLALRGLGLGDSYFDNPGRYFHDEQPASKRPKPFAEPAPVDKPVEPGMTPLSSRLSELRFSKLSFKRHEPKTVNNNQIFKDDDERSLNSSEMGDITLDKMIDAILESAKKDPRPKRSSSVKSKQVKIPSPTYTPADDPASDLYKDTLIHQLPPKLIEQAETTIILEESTVVNEREVKTPEPIKTTKSLRQSLSRFVLASPLDACHLRRQKAVRRKNKADGPEEKKPCRIGLTLPNGIPSPETPKTITHSQSKLEQLAQLQTPTELAIIVDSDITAAKPPQDEMTPSIRSIDLQGTSTPTCMEAVSFDKTRKCLAFSPTLSEDSLEKRRSVASSTTSRCSRGVSIVKGSLDLALNLEPDTNRLHVHVIRCKDLQRASGNTINAYVKVAVVNPATNPADGFQRTAVHRNSNRPQFDHRFQFELDPVGDDDSKEVRRIQLAVWHRDRECKRSEFLGCMSFPLRNVIKQEINGSYKLQPQSCLTNPTPPIPDMCENSQSSVDEIVSVEDASATTTTVAIGTAAAPEPISLSKKALHQRDADENLFLRFLELDPPLESATTANNTSGGGGSAPPAMPATPRRNSISSNKPNAGRTPFTITKRLTRFADKGFGFSIVWTHPPRVEKVEAGLSAEKAGILPGDYVVFVDKHNVVTMPELDVLNLIKTQGNTLLLEIFRRPQRPTNGMRPGSAASATVSTGNLINFAPFSAQMNNVQQPSSLPQPLLLHDEEPSLKPSIAPARSSTACSNISIETAKRKLNLPQVTFSKESILQQLPDDHRRKFLYQLISREQHFVTAINFGIDRFVNPLRERKDLISPNDHKTLFQNIDELSRISEDILEQIIQDETEPQIHFASRVYVSKCTALCAAYKKYCNGLKKADCVLVNKSRNSSCDFMSFITEPPVPRKRPDLTTFIHRPLQHFREILKLVQMIASNCRVDSEEHNNFNSIINELQAAYREITVGGGLMEPIGEGRPLLTLQDLEARMVFTKCKPFQLASHGRQWIFGGDLSRVEGRSVKPYWTLLFSDILLFAKVSRDRVLFITEEPIALTNITDSCFNIRKKNTEFRITIDPNGRQIESPTVHCAPDLTRTPKRNSKKRYIVLRAPSAELKAVWQNLLTRQIFLVNATLGSTPLSSPLDSPDILQTLVPIGDIGTTAASMASVKIPSLDSIHLKNQQSRSSKVPKQVEELIDEKCRSLNKTGVPKGSALHLAQWMKGQLDKQVVESDPIDSDPELAIEEWSLEQVTNRSKELKLVDPDGNLCRTTTTTAAVKVNGIGASSVAGGSGSTSKLTDGGHTEDSSTFDGEDDNRSVSKSTTSDSQITVRSSPLSNKVDTISVCRQCHKNCKSRLNSPSNNSLTVQHSQASSTRCCVSASTTGSSLNKSPSSISSTSTLTINSKSPTKPDECSPSEGPQTQPEVPTSPTPPPHHRPHRANPPPALGISSYKSKCQTPCHCKCTPKDFEKTTLSPDELLHERVKILKNVNEVNANTTESPKVNGYPSATELRTSRCDADPTTDNNNVEDWSLMLIGLAQIHPAAHLVHMDPFEAVPTIAVVPPTPDALNSNCKQNMTLNWNDSNRLNLGSINESHDADGDEYSPDNSPEDEIAEPPYRALSTGMKRYGTMSSLERVPSDETDKTYNSSEEDSEGDIKIITKEVYDGNAQPFMNWTARAGNFIEESRAFIDRYLGRGNTADDEDEVDCGEGVGNVKDAEVAGDVEGETSVTSGEEVWGTPTSGGENDDMQIFGSIEQTHSSPTKSSSSYTGDDDTELMMDELLMAPPMTASAVRGLLPRRKLEPLFEEDSESCESDDDSKPLSGRDKQAGASGGSGKKSSSSSTGLCGLKRFHRLRLSKYHAVVDSPGRASAGDGEDDHARRKLWECC; encoded by the exons ATGTTGAAGTGGACCGTTACGAAACGCCCAGAGGGCGCTACAGCAGCCCTGGTTGCGCAGCGACAGCACGGTCACCTTAGGACGCACGCACGCAGATCACTGGGCGCGCTGAACGAGCGGGTCGTCCCGAATGACAGCACCAACACCACCGCAGCAGTTCACAAAGTTAGGGCGCGCCGGTCGTTGGGCGCCACCATGCACCGTCACGCCCACGTAGATAAGGAGAATCAGTGCGTCACGTCGACGCCACACCACGTCGCGGGAGGAAAGACGGCGTCACCGTACTCGATGGCGCTGCGAGATGTAAGCAATATCACACCCAACAGCACACCTCGGCGGTTGTCGTCAACTCCACAGAGTCGTAAGCGGGCGTTTCCATCGTCTCCGACGACGGTGACGTCTACGGCGAAGAAGGACGTGCCGTACGCGACGACGTTGCCGACTTTTGACATTGAGTACTCTCCATGCGGGATCAAGAACGTGCCGTTCTTGGCGTTGAGAGGGCTGGGACTTGGGGATTCGTACTTTGACAACCCCGGTCGGTACTTCCACGATGAACAGCCGGCTTCGAAGAGGCCAAAGCCGTTCGCAGAACCCGCCCCGGTTGACAAACCCGTTGAACCGGGCATGACGCCGCTGTCTTCGCGACTATCCGAACTGCGGTTCAGCAAGCTTAGCTTCAAGCGCCACGAACCTAAAACTGTAAATAATAACCAAATCTTCAAGGACGACGACGAGCGCTCGCTCAACTCGTCCGAAATGGGTGATATTACGCTAGATAAGATGATCGATGCAATCCTGGAGAGTGCAAAGAAAGACCCGCGGCCGAAGCGTAGCTCCAGCGTCAAGTCCAAGCAGGTCAAAATTCCGTCCCCAACGTACACCCCGGCGGATGATCCCGCCTCGGATCTGTACAAAGACACGTTGATTCACCAGTTACCGCCAAAACTGATCGAGCAAGCGGAAACCACCATCATCCTGGAGGAGAGCACGGTGGTGAACGAGCGCGAGGTCAAGACCCCGGAACCCATCAAAACCACCAAGTCCCTGCGGCAATCGCTGAGCCGGTTCGTGCTGGCAAGCCCGCTTGACGCGTGTCACCTTCGTCGGCAAAAAGCCGTCCGTCGAAAAAACAAAGCCGACGGCCCGGAAGAGAAGAAACCCTGCCGCATCGGGCTAACCCTCCCCAACGGTATCCCCAGCCCGGAAACCCCCAAAACCATCACCCACAGCCAGTCCAAGCTGGAGCAGCTGGCACAGCTGCAAACCCCAACCGAACTCGCCATCATCGTCGACTCCGACATCACCGCCGCCAAACCTCCACAAGACGAGATGACCCCAAGCATCCGCTCGATCGACCTGCAGGGAACCTCCACCCCGACCTGCATGGAAGCGGTTTCGTTCGACAAGACGCGCAAGTGCCTCGCCTTCTCGCCAACGCTCAGCGAAGACTCGCTGGAGAAGCGCCGCTCAGTCGCTTCTTCCACCACTTCGCGCTGCTCGCGGGGCGTCTCCATCGTCAAGGGTTCGCTGGATCTTGCGCTGAACCTGGAACCGGACACCAACCGACTGCACGTTCACG TCATTCGCTGCAAGGATCTCCAGCGTGCCAGCGGCAACACGATCAACGCGTACGTCAAGGTCGCCGTAGTGAACCCAGCCACCAATCCGGCCGACGGCTTCCAGCGCACGGCCGTGCACCGGAACTCGAACCGACCACAGTTCGACCATCGCTTCCAGTTCGAGCTGGACCCGGTTGGTGACGACGACTCGAAGGAGGTTCGCCGCATTCAGCTGGCCGTTTGGCACCGGGACCGCGAGTGCAA GCGCAGCGAGTTCTTAGGATGCATGTCATTTCCACTTAGGAATGTTATCAAACAG GAAATTAATGGCTCCTACAAGCTGCAGCCACAGTCGTGTCTGACGAATCCTACCCCACCGATACCCGACATGTGTGAAAACTCGCAGTCCAGCGTTGACGAGATAGTCAGCGTAGAGGACGCCAGTGCGACGACAACGACGGTGGCCATTGGCACGGCCGCCGCTCCGGAACCGATCAGTCTGAGCAAGAAGGCCCTGCACCAGCGGGATGCCGACGAGAATCTGTTCCTGCGCTTCCTGGAGTTGGACCCGCCGCTGGAGAGTGCAACCACCGCCAACAACACGAGCGGTGGCGGTGGTTCTGCACCTCCGGCCATGCCGGCCACTCCACGCCGTAACTCAATTAGCTCCAACAAACCAAACGCGGGCCGAACGCCGTTCACGATAACCAAGCGACTGACGCGTTTCGCCGACAAGGGCTTCGGCTTCTCGATCGTGTGGACTCATCCGCCACGCGTCGAGAAGGTCGAAGCGGGTCTTTCCGCAGAAAAAGCCGGCATCCTCCCCGGCGATTACGTGGTCTTCGTCGACAAACACAACGTGGTCACGATGCCCGAGCTGGACGTGCTGAATCTGATCAAAACTCAGGGCAACACGTTGCTGCTGGAAATCTTCCGCCGGCCGCAGCGACCCACCAACGGGATGCGAccgggcagtgctgccagcgcaACCGTCTCCACCGGAAACCTCATCAACTTTGCCCCGTTCAGCGCCCAAATGAACAACGTTCAACAGCCCTCCTCGTTACCGCAGCCGCTCCTCCTCCACGACGAGGAACCCTCGCTCAAACCCTCCATCGCGCCGGCCCGCTCCTCGACGGCCTGCTCGAACATCTCGATCGAGACCGCCAAGCGGAAACTGAACCTGCCCCAAGTGACGTTCAGCAAAGAG TCAATTCTGCAACAGCTGCCTGACGACCATCGGCGAAAGTTCCTGTACCAGCTGATCAGCCGTGAGCAGCACTTTGTGACGGCTATCAACTTTGGCATCGATCGGTTCGTGAATCCGCTACGCGAACGCAAGGATCTCATCTCGCCGAACGACCACAAAACGCTCTTTCAGAACATCGACGAG CTTTCGCGGATATCGGAGGACATCCTAGAGCAAATCATCCAAGATGAAACCGAGCCTCAAATCCACTTCGCTTCCCGCGTCTACGTGTCCAAGTGTACGGCCCTGTGTGCGGCCTACAAAAAGTACTGCAATGGCCTGAAGAAAGCGGACTGCGTGCTG GTGAACAAATCTAGAAATTCGAGCTGTgattttatgagttttattaCGGAGCCACCGGTGCCACGGAAGCGTCCGGACCTAACCACCTTCATACATCGACCGTTGCAGCATTTTAGGGAAATCTTAAAGTTAGTCCAAATGATCGCGTCCAATTGCCGTGTAGATAGTGAAGAGCATAACAATTTTAACAGCATCATCAACGAGTTGCAG GCGGCGTATCGAGAGATCACCGTCGGCGGTGGACTGATGGAACCCATCGGAGAGGGTCGTCCACTGTTGACGTTACAAGACTTGGAAGCTAGGATGGTGTTCACCAAGTGCAAACCATTCCAGCTCGCATCCCATGGAAGGCAGTGGATTTTTG GGGGCGACTTGTCCAGGGTCGAGGGTCGGTCGGTGAAACCGTACTGGACGCTGCTGTTTAGTGATATTCTGCTGTTCGCCAAAGTGAGCCGGGACCGGGTGTTGTTCATCACGGAGGAACCGATCGCGCTTACGAACATTACGGATTCGTGCTTTAACATACGGAAAAAGA ACACCGAGTTTCGGATAACGATCGACCCGAACGGGCGCCAAATCGAAAGCCCGACCGTCCATTGCGCCCCGGACCTGACCCGGACGCCCAAGCGCAACTCTAAGAAGCGTTACATTGTGCTGCGAGCACCGTCGGCTGAGCTGAAAGCCGTCTGGCAGAACCTGCTGACCCGGCAGAT ATTCCTCGTCAATGCCACCTTGGGGTCGACGCCGTTGAGCAGTCCACTGGACTCCCCAGACATCCTGCAGACGCTGGTGCCCATCGGAGACATCGGTACGACGGCGGCCTCGATGGCATCAGTGAAGATCCCTTCGCTGGACAGCATTCATCTGAAGAATCAACAG TCGAGGTCGAGTAAGGTCCCGAAGCAGGTCGAGGAGTTGATCGATGAAAAGTGTAGAAGCCTGAACAAGACCGGTGTGCCGAAGGGCAGTGCCCTACATCTGGCCCAGTGGATGAAGGGTCAGCTGGACAAGCAGGTCGTCGAGTCCGATCCGATTGACTCGGATCCGGAGCTGGCGATCGAGGAGTGGTCCCTCGAGCAGGTCACCAACCGGTCCAAGGAGCTGAAGCTGGTCGACCCGGATGGAAATCTGTgccgaacgacgacgacgacggcggcggtcAAGGTCAATGGGATCGGGGCGTCGTCGGTGGCGGGTGGAAGTGGGTCGACATCGAAGCTCACTGATGGGGGTCATACCGAGGACAGTTCCACGTTCGATGGGGAGGATGATAATAGGAGCGTGTCCAAGAGTACGACTTCGGATAGTCAG ATCACGGTCCGATCGAGCCCGCTAAGCAACAAAGTCGACACCATATCCGTGTGCCGGCAGTGCcacaaaaactgcaaaagtcgCCTAAACTCCCCGAGTAACAACTCCCTCACGGTTCAGCACAGCCAAGCTTCGTCCACGCGGTGCTGTGTATCGGCCTCGACGACCGGCAGCAGTCTCAACAAGAGTCCCTCGAGCATTTCTTCCACGAGCACGCTGACGATCAACAGCAAATCCCCGACGAAACCGGACGAATGCAGTCCTAGCGAAGGACCGCAAACTCAGCCGGAAGTGCCGACGTCACCGACCCCGCCACCACACCACCGTCCTCATCGAGCGAATCCGCCGCCGGCTCTAGGCATTAGTAGCTACAAGTCCAAGTGCCAAACTCCCTGCCACTGCAAGTGTACCCCGAAAGACTTCGAAAAAACCACGCTCAGTCCGGACGAGCTGCTGCACGAGCGCGTCAAAATCCTGAAGAACGTCAACGAAGTTAACGCTAACACGACCGAGTCACCCAAGGTCAACGGGTATCCGAGCGCTACCGAGCTGCGAACTAGTCGATGTGACGCAGATCCCACCACCGATAACAACAACGTTGAAGACTGGTCGCTGATGCTGATCGGGCTAGCGCAGATCCATCCGGCGGCACACCTCGTCCACATGGACCCCTTTGAGGCGGTTCCCACGATAGCGGTTGTGCCACCGACGCCGGATGCCCTGAACAGTAACTGCAAGCAGAACATGACTCTGAATTGGAACGACTCCAACCGACTCAATCTGGGGTCGATCAACGAAAGTCACGACGCGGACGGCGATGAGTACTCGCCGGACAATTCGCCGGAAGATGAGATCGCTGAGCCGCCGTATCGGGCGCTGAGCACCGGGATGAAACGGTACGGAACGATGTCCAGTTTGGAGCGGGTGCCGTCCGATGAGACGGACAAGACGTACAACTCGTCGGAAGAGGACTCGGAGGGAG ACATCAAAATCATCACCAAGGAGGTATACGACGGCAACGCCCAGCCCTTCATGAACTGGACGGCTCGGGCAGGGAATTTTATCGAAGAGTCGCGGGCGTTCATCGATCGCTATTTGGGCCGGGGCAACACAGCCGATGACGAAGACGAAGTTGATTGCGGGGAGGGCGTTGGCAACGTCAAGGACGCCGAAGTGGCCGGTGATGTCGAGGGTGAAACTTCGGTCACTTCGGGCGAGGAGGTTTGGGGCACGCCCACGAGTGGGGGTGAAAACGATGACATGCAAATCTTCGGCAGCATCGAACAAACGCACTCG TCACCGACCAAGTCCTCGTCCTCGTACACCGGAGATGATGATACCGAGCTGATGATGGACGAACTGCTGATGGCACCGCCGATGACCGCGAGTGCCGTGAGGGGACTCTTGCCAAG ACGAAAGCTAGAACCGTTGTTTGAGGAGGATAGTGAAAGTTGCGAATCGGATGATGACAGTAAGCCCCTGAGTGGACGTGACAAACA ggcaggGGCAAGCGGCGGCAGCGGAAAGAAATCTTCATCCTCATCGACTGGACTATGTGGACTTAAGAGGTTCCACCGGCTCCGACTCAGTAAGTACCACGCCGTTGTCGACTCCCCTGGCCGAGCGAGCGCCGGAGACGGTGAAGACGACCACGCCCGACGAAAGCTATGGGAGTGTTGCTGA